The proteins below are encoded in one region of Tepidimicrobium xylanilyticum:
- the rsmD gene encoding 16S rRNA (guanine(966)-N(2))-methyltransferase RsmD has translation MRVIAGSKKGFRLKGPKSKDIRPTEDRIKESLFNILGYIDENSLVLDLFAGTGSIGIEFLSRGAKKVYFVDKSYESIRCIDENLKHTCLKDSAEILKKDAFKALDLLREKDIKFDYIFIDPPYGRNLLERVLIKIDEVNILREEGLIVLEHERNYVLNHIFNSLIKIDSRNYGDKSLSFFKKRDRREK, from the coding sequence TTGAGGGTTATTGCTGGTAGCAAAAAAGGATTTAGGCTAAAAGGGCCTAAAAGCAAGGATATAAGGCCTACAGAAGATAGGATAAAAGAATCTCTTTTTAATATTTTAGGCTATATTGATGAAAATTCCTTAGTTTTAGATTTATTTGCTGGTACTGGATCAATTGGCATTGAGTTTTTAAGTCGAGGAGCAAAAAAGGTGTATTTTGTTGACAAGTCCTATGAAAGTATTCGGTGTATCGATGAAAATTTAAAGCATACATGCTTAAAGGATAGTGCAGAGATATTAAAGAAGGATGCCTTTAAAGCTCTGGATTTGTTAAGAGAAAAAGATATAAAATTTGATTATATTTTTATAGATCCACCATATGGAAGGAATTTATTGGAAAGGGTTCTTATAAAGATTGATGAGGTTAATATTTTAAGAGAAGAAGGTCTTATAGTATTAGAGCATGAAAGGAACTATGTTTTGAATCATATTTTTAATAGCTTGATTAAAATAGATTCTAGGAATTATGGGGATAAATCCCTAAGTTTCTTTAAGAAAAGGGATAGGAGGGAGAAGTAA
- the recG gene encoding ATP-dependent DNA helicase RecG: MDIQYVKGVGPKRARLLKKLNIHTIQDLLYYMPRSYEDRRRFKSIAQCVGGEKVSLKVKICGYPVKRKLRKNLSILQVPVKDSSGIGHLVWFNQDYIVSRLSLGDEIMVYGKVNIFNNQVQVMNPTIGRAEGDKVGKIIPIYPLTDNLSNNEMIRIMNNAIKGYSDNIKERLPEYILKELNLMPIKEAIINIHFPKSENHYKEARKRLAFEELFILQLGLMLIKSRQQEVYKGIQFPPVTEVYSFINDLPFKLTTAQLRVFKEVEKDMEKNIQMNRLIQGDVGSGKTIIAVLAMFKAWKSGYQSVMMAPTEILALQHFNSISNYFKDYDIRCELLVGSLSNKKKEEVLKDLKDGKIHVLIGTHAIIQDKVEFNRLGLAITDEQHRFGVKQRATLSYKGKSPDILVMTATPIPRTLALILYGDLDISIIDQLPPGRKQIETYAVGFDLIEQVHNFVKKQLLEGRQAYIVCPLIEESETLDLESAEALYNSLKDEVYRDFKVGLLHGRMKQEEKDRIMERFSKNELDILVSTTVIEVGINVPNANIMVVYNAERFGLAQLHQLRGRVGRGEYQSYCILINGSNSKIARERMRILQKSTDGFYISEKDLELRGPGEFFGTKQHGLPDLKIANLFTDMEILKLAQKKAMEVLEKDTYLLEDRHCNLRESIIQLFQDRIKDIILN, translated from the coding sequence TTGGATATTCAATATGTTAAAGGGGTTGGCCCAAAAAGAGCAAGACTATTAAAAAAATTAAATATACATACTATTCAGGACCTCTTATACTATATGCCTAGGAGCTATGAAGATAGGAGGAGATTTAAGTCTATAGCCCAGTGTGTCGGTGGTGAAAAGGTTAGCCTAAAGGTAAAAATTTGTGGATATCCAGTTAAACGGAAACTAAGAAAAAACTTATCTATATTACAAGTTCCAGTAAAGGATAGCTCTGGCATTGGGCATTTAGTATGGTTTAATCAGGATTATATAGTAAGTCGTTTGTCTTTAGGTGATGAAATAATGGTCTATGGAAAGGTGAATATATTTAATAACCAGGTACAGGTTATGAATCCCACTATTGGGAGGGCAGAAGGAGACAAAGTTGGAAAGATTATCCCTATATACCCTTTAACAGATAATCTTTCCAACAATGAGATGATTAGAATAATGAATAATGCCATTAAGGGATATAGTGACAATATTAAGGAAAGACTACCTGAATATATACTGAAGGAATTAAATCTAATGCCAATCAAAGAAGCCATAATAAATATTCATTTTCCTAAAAGTGAAAACCATTATAAAGAAGCTCGTAAGAGGTTAGCTTTTGAGGAATTATTTATTTTACAACTAGGACTTATGTTAATTAAGTCTAGGCAGCAAGAAGTTTATAAAGGCATACAATTTCCACCTGTAACAGAAGTTTATAGTTTTATAAATGATTTGCCTTTTAAGCTGACTACTGCTCAGTTGAGAGTGTTTAAAGAAGTTGAAAAGGATATGGAGAAGAATATCCAGATGAATAGGTTGATTCAAGGAGACGTAGGGTCTGGTAAAACCATTATTGCAGTATTAGCTATGTTTAAGGCGTGGAAATCTGGATACCAATCTGTAATGATGGCTCCAACAGAGATTTTAGCTCTACAACATTTCAATTCTATCTCTAATTATTTCAAGGATTATGATATAAGGTGTGAGCTATTAGTAGGAAGCCTTTCTAATAAGAAAAAGGAAGAGGTGCTGAAGGATTTAAAAGATGGAAAAATCCATGTGTTAATAGGTACACATGCAATAATACAGGATAAGGTTGAGTTCAATAGACTAGGTTTAGCAATAACCGATGAACAACATCGATTTGGCGTAAAGCAACGGGCCACACTAAGCTATAAAGGGAAGAGTCCGGATATTTTGGTAATGACTGCTACCCCTATACCTAGAACCTTAGCTTTAATACTCTATGGGGATTTGGATATTTCCATAATAGATCAGTTGCCTCCTGGAAGGAAGCAAATAGAAACATATGCTGTAGGATTCGACTTAATAGAGCAAGTTCATAATTTTGTAAAAAAGCAATTATTAGAGGGAAGACAAGCCTATATAGTATGTCCATTAATTGAAGAAAGTGAAACCTTAGACTTGGAATCTGCGGAAGCACTATATAATAGTTTGAAAGATGAAGTATATAGGGATTTTAAAGTTGGTTTGTTACATGGAAGGATGAAACAGGAGGAAAAGGATCGCATTATGGAAAGATTTTCAAAGAATGAATTGGATATATTAGTTTCTACTACGGTTATCGAGGTTGGAATTAACGTGCCAAATGCTAATATCATGGTAGTATATAATGCAGAGAGATTTGGATTAGCTCAACTTCATCAATTGAGGGGGAGAGTTGGAAGAGGAGAGTATCAGTCCTATTGTATATTAATAAATGGCAGCAATAGTAAAATAGCAAGGGAGAGGATGAGAATTTTACAGAAATCTACTGATGGCTTCTATATATCTGAGAAGGATTTGGAATTAAGGGGACCAGGAGAATTCTTTGGTACCAAACAGCATGGTTTACCTGATTTAAAAATTGCTAACCTATTTACGGACATGGAAATATTAAAACTTGCTCAAAAAAAAGCAATGGAGGTATTAGAAAAGGATACCTATTTACTGGAGGATAGACATTGTAATTTAAGGGAAAGCATAATCCAACTATTCCAGGATAGGATTAAGGATATAATTTTAAACTAA
- the coaD gene encoding pantetheine-phosphate adenylyltransferase has translation MVVIYPGSFDPVTYGHLDIIDRCSRKFSKVIVAVLNNKSKKNFFSIEERIELLKKTLEKYDNVEVDSFSGLLVDYARQKNCTTVVRGLRAVSDFEYEMQMALVNKKLEETLETLFMVSSGKYAYLSSSIVKEVAMFGGNISCFVPGVVEKALLEKINGGRM, from the coding sequence ATGGTAGTAATTTATCCAGGAAGCTTTGATCCTGTAACTTATGGGCATTTAGATATAATCGATAGATGCTCTCGAAAGTTTTCTAAGGTCATAGTGGCCGTTTTAAATAATAAATCAAAAAAAAATTTTTTTTCGATAGAGGAAAGAATAGAATTATTGAAAAAAACTTTAGAAAAATATGATAATGTTGAAGTAGATTCTTTTTCTGGATTGCTGGTAGACTATGCAAGACAAAAAAATTGTACTACTGTGGTTAGGGGGCTTAGAGCCGTTTCCGATTTTGAATATGAGATGCAAATGGCTTTAGTCAATAAAAAACTGGAGGAAACCCTGGAGACTTTATTCATGGTTTCTAGTGGAAAATATGCATATTTAAGCTCAAGCATAGTTAAGGAAGTAGCAATGTTTGGGGGCAATATATCCTGCTTTGTGCCTGGAGTAGTTGAAAAGGCTTTATTAGAAAAAATTAATGGAGGTAGGATGTAA